The Apus apus isolate bApuApu2 chromosome 4, bApuApu2.pri.cur, whole genome shotgun sequence genome contains the following window.
ACCTGGGGGGAGCAAAGCATtgtcagctctgcaggcaggttATTTTGAGCCTCAGTTTGTGAGGATTTTTGAAGGTGAAGCCTACTCAAACCCTGTTCAGCTAAGGAGACGCTACAGATTGGCAGAATCAAAGAAGAATTTGGGCAAAGCTTTCCTTCCCAGTAATGGAGACAAATTGCCGTAAGTgttgtgaaaatgttttaaattgaccttttgtcttttctgtgccCTAAAGATGATTGTCACAGATTATTTCTTATAAAATCGGTAATGAGACTACAACATTGTAGTTTTATACAATCTAGTGTTAGCCAGTACTGAGTGAAGATTTTTGAGCAGCAACATGTAATTGCAGGTAAGGCAGAGCTGAACACAGGTAGAAATCAGGTCCTGTTGCTTGCTCTTAACTACTGTTTTTTGCTGTACAGTTTTCTTACCCTTTAGCTGTAGCTGAAGATGGCTATGCGAAAAAGGTATGGAGAATtaacaaattaatatttcattttaatttaggAGGAAATCTGTTTGAACTTGTCATATGCAACAACTCCCTCCCATTTCTGAGCCTCCCAAAATAAAGATGGCATATATATTGCATAAAGAGTAGGAAAAGGGACATTATCCAGGTGCAACTGTTTCCTCTCAGTGAATCCATATCCATTATCTTTTTGCTAGAAAAAATACCAGTTATCCTACCAGGTCATCAGAAGATGTTACTGGGCTGAATGATATATGCAAAATATTACAATAAATGCACTTTTGCTATTTGCACAACATTAGTTGCATGACAAAATAACACCAATGCCATTGGTGTCATGTAACTGTTATTATTCACATATAAAACCCAGATGTAGCCTGGTTACTCATTTATAACTACGCATTcttattttgttcttgttgctgTAATAAGAGACAGGAGGATTCAGTCTGTGTACAGGGTCTAGTTCTTACAgtctcatggaaaaaaatcaaaacaatctCTATTAAGCATAGTTGTATTATTAAAATGCCTTAAACCTTCATCTCTGCTGCCatcttgtttaatttttgtcCATAACCCTGTGCACGGAATTGTGGTGGTAGTAGATGCATGGGCAGTGGGTCCGATCTGGCTTTATAGTTAACCTTTGAGAGTtatatgtttgggttttcttactGTGGTTTAAGTGCACTAGACATGGAAAGcctgaaatatttgcaaaacattaatcaatgtgtttgttttctatttttaggTCTGGGCTTGGCAGCTATTATGGAACCATAGGAGGACCATATCCATACTTCAGTCCGCTACggaaagctgaagaaagataCATTCCTCCTGGAAAGAATTTTTATACTAatccaggaaagaaaggaactgGATATGGGTAACTTCCCAATATTGCTTCTTGTGGAGTATTTTATTAAGTTTTTAATGCATATTGAGCacctaaataattaattttgtttttacagttaTGCAAACCTTACCATAGGTGAACAATATCCACATGAAGCAGATGGGTATGAAGTAGACAGAATAAATGCAAAGgtgaaaatatttgtctttattaCATATTAGTGTTATTTATTACAATTTGCATGAACTTTTTGTTCCATGTGGTTTTTCCTTTAGCTTGAAATCAGTAATGCTAATTTACaaaatgaaggaaggaaaacaaattaatgacCATCCTGTACAAAAAAATGATTTAGGTAttgttaatttattattttttctttgagataTCTGGCAGCATCCCACACAAGTTCTACCATGCAGGACTTgaccttaattttttatttggagACTTTAAGGTGCAATAATGACCAAACAATGCCAACAGCAGAACACCAATACTTTAATGTTGTTGTCAGAAGAATGGAACCTCATTATCCTAGAGGCTATATAAAATTTCCCCAACACTTTTTCATAAAAGTTCACAAATCTAAGAAAGCTTGTAAACTTGCATGCACTGATTTTAGTTATCCTGTATATTTTCATCATACATAGTGAAAAATAGCAGCAGGAGAACATTTTTTGGTCTAGGATAAGAACAAGATTAGAAGAAACAATTCAGCGACTTGCAGTTGAGTCAAATTTGGAGTCAAAACTAAGCATCCAGaacagaaaatgggaagaaCAGAGGAAAGAGGGAGCCTGGATGGTTTCCACTGGGTAGAAAAAAGGAATTTGCTCTGAGACCTTAGCATGATTTGCTAGGTGAAACTGTATTACTGATGATACATTTTATGCTTGTCTTATAATTTTTTGTAATGTTTGAACctattttatcttaaaatggAATCTGGGAACAGTAGTCAACATCTCCCACAGTACAAAGAACCAATTCCTATAGAACCTTAGCAAGGTGTTCAGAATCTGGGAAATGTAGTGGCCAGGGTTCACaagggtgaggagctgggatgcaTGCAGGCAGAATTTTCAAGCATTTATGCATGCATGCATGCCCAAGATACAGGTGTACACACCTTTACACATCTGTTAGACACATCTTAAATGCACAGTGCTCTTCCTGACATTTGCCTCCTATACTTTCATAATTGTTGTGCTTCCTGGTCAGTGAATTTATGGTCTGTTATACATGCAGGGTATATTAAATACCTCGATCATCAAATAAGAGCAAAGAAAGTTAGAGTGAACATTCTCCAAGACTGAATTTaaatgctttccattttttctgttAGAATATCATACAGTGAAAATCCTCAAGATTGTTTCTTTctatgtatttgttttacagaaagaaCGAGAGGAACATAAACGATTACTTAAAGGAGGGCCTTTCAAGTTAAATCTATATCCCCGGGAGTACTTTGACATGAATCCCTATTTTAATGACAAACCTTTGCCTCCTGTGAAGAAACCACCTCCAGGGAAGCCAATTGCACCACCTTTCAGACCAAGTTCTCCTGGTAAAAAGGTTAGTTAGTTATATATTCATCTATTTCCTATTACAAGCCTTGCTTACAGTATTATGTATTACAGTATTAAGATAGAGACAAGTATTTGGTTTTGCTAttaatttcttacttttcttGCAAAAGATATTACTccatttactttgttttcaatttACAAAGCAATGAAATCTTGTTTGAACCAACAACTGCTAAACAGTTTCAAGTAACCTAAAAAGTGCTTGCATGCAGTGACTAAAAAGTGACTGCATACACCACAAAATGATACAAAGCAGAAGGTTATGCAAGAAGTGACAGTAAGACTAGATTACTGTAGCACAATGAAATGCTCTCCTATTTTGGACTCTGTTAGTCACTTGTATAATTTTTGAACCTGCTAATTACTCTCAGCCTATACAGACAAACATCTGAAAGGTTATTCCCAGAGGTGTTATGGGAATGGGTATctggaaggagcagaaaaaatCAGGTTAGTCCTTctgctcaaggaaaggctgcAAAATAAACTCTGTTGCTTGTCCATCAGCAGACATATATTTGGAATCTGCTTTAGAATTTGCCAGCTCTGCAGtagctaggaaaaaaagaggaaaaggatagaaatatatatacttGGAAGGGCTTAGGGGGCATAAGAAATAAAGCCTGGAGTTAGTATGAAGGATATATAAGAACATTCATTCCAGTTGCTTAGtgtaattatttcttaaaatctaAATGGATGTTTTTCTGTTCCACAAAACATTCAATCCTGATATGTTTTTTTGTGATGAAATACTAAAATTATGCCATTCACCTTAGGCTACAccttaattttactttaaaatggaTTTAAGATGCATAAATACCTCCCTGTTAAATGACTTGAGATACCTAATACAGGAACACCCCTTAATCTGTCGCTTTTCACCTCTTTGTTTTGGAGTTCCATCATCAGTCCTTTAATACTGTGCTCTGCTAAccactgttttcctgttttatgcCCTTCACTCTTGACTTGTTTGACTGACATTGATTCACCTGAGGAAGGTAATGATAGCAAGAAAAATATAGCTATTCAGAAGGAGACAGCAAAAATGCTTACACACAAATAATTGTGTTGGGTGCATGGCCTCATAGATGGGGAAGCTGAGATCTTTCAGAATGAATATCTGTTCAGAAAATTTAGCTGCTGGAAAGTCAGCACCTCATCTGGCTGGCAATGCTGATGATCCTGCTCCAGGTTCCCCATCCTTCACACTATATATGCTTTCTCCATAGATTTAAATTATGTGTACTTCACACAGCTACTTCACACTTTCCCTCTCTGCCATATAAATTCTTATGGGCAACATTGCTTTATTGTTGATTGAATAGCTTACTCTTGCACTTTTCAGGAATGCAGCCTCAGCAGACGGTGGCATTTAGCTGTACTAAGGGATTGCATATAAGTAATCAGGTCTCTGCATGTTTATTAACTAAAATTTGTCACTCTTGTAGTACTAGTGGACATAATGTTTTTGGGAAAAGCAATGCTGTATTTAATCCTGTATCTCAGAAAGCATATTGATATTGATGCCCAAGCCCTGCTGTATGTAACAATCCCTACACCAGTACTGGACATGGAGGTGTACTAATAGACTAATAGTGACATAGGAGTTCTCTGGTTTTGCTAGAGGATAGCTTATTTTAGTGAGCTgtgtttttactttattttggtTGCATTTTTAAGATCCTTTCCTCAAAATCTAGGCTTAGGGAAGAACAGTTAAAACTAAGAATTCATCAAAATAATGACTAAAAATTTCCTTAAAGCTTCAATTGCAAGTTTAAGGAATATTTgggatttatctttttttaagataataCGATACAGTCTCCTATTCAGTATTCTTACTTGCttttgcatgaaaaatattttaattaactcaATTATATTGTAGATTGGCACTTTGAAaagttcttctttttttcagcctggGGGCATGAAAGGAGGCACATTTGATCCTTACCCAAGCCATTCTGTTGACCCTTATGTAATTGCAAAACCTAAGGCTGTCACAACTACGAAAGAACAACGGATTTTCCATCCTCCTTCTGGACCAAAAAGCAGACCTGTTACAAGCATAATGACTTTAAATGTTGCAAGGTGAGCTCCTTTAATTTAAGTTCATGTTTCATTTATGCTGTCCACCGAGAGTCATTATCACAGCTGTTCATTACtgtctaaaataatttaatgaagaaagaaacaaactatTAACTAATGGATAAGAAATGAGCTTgactttaaaaattgtttcctacTCTGTTTTGTAAATTCAATTTACTTTCTAAGGCTGCACATATCATagagaccttcaaaatcatGCTACACACTGAAAAGttatgattttttattatttctgactTGATAAATGAAAAAGGACCAGGAAAGttcctgttaaaaaacaaatcagttgttttccttatgtttatgaaataaaattggCTCCCTCTGCTGGCGAACATAATATTAGGTCATCTAAGCCTGTGAAGCTTTTGAAACTAGGGCACTCAAATTGGATTCTTAACTACAAACATGTCACTGTGTAATATTAGAAGACATTTATAGTACATGCACATATCGTAGTGTCTGTATATAGGTAGATTAGCACATAATTagttacttttttattttactaagcTGTAACACTTATatgtaaataaatttattttctggttttggcttttgtAATTCAAGAAGTAAATAGAGACTGTGTTCTTTAAAGTTATTCCAAGAGATCACTTTGAAAATCAGAGTTCTAAGATTGCATGTAAAACAATTAAACATATTATTTTGCATACTTCATGAGTAACATGAAATATTTGAGAAAGAATTGATTAAAATTTCAAAAACCCTTTTAGAGGAATCTGCTTCAAATTTGTGATTTGCATATCATATATGAAATATAAGAAATACACTTCCTTATTCTCCCATTGCTGTTCTATCTACTTTATTTCACCACGTATATGCATTTGCATATTCCCTTTTTTAAGTTGCAGGGATAgtctgacatttttatttacactgaTAAGGCAGAACCAGAAGCTATGTATTACTCCACATTGCTTTTCATTACTAATCAAAAGTGAGAAAGAATTGAAAGTAACTTTTTGATACACCATGAAGAATGTTAACTACCAAAAGTGATGCCAGGAAGTACAACATTCCATGTATGCACTGGTGTTTTTAAGCTAGtaaatagagaaaaagaatgGTATACTGCTCTGCGTAGCTTTCATATCAGTGTAATTGTTCATTTTAGTGCTttatgaacaaaataaaaaatcatgtttagaaatgtttttattggggaaaaaaccctaactGTACGTAAAGTAGGTTTCAAAATTGAATGCGGGAGACTGACTGTGAAGTATCACTGTGTCTTCACAGATACAGTTATGATGGACTCCTTAAAAGTAtttgtaaggagaaaaaaattcacatacCCAACAGAAAATCcacaaagagaaattaaaagtagTATTTCACATTCTCCACTCATATTTCCCTCCTAAGAATTTTAATGAATGTATTTACTTTTGGTTCATTATTCCTAGGTTTAATAGAATGAGAATTGTGAACTGAATTTCCTATAAGCATGAAGCTCATAGCTCATAAATTTTAAGAAATGTGGAAGGACATTTTTCAAATTGTCTACTTCCCCACTGAATTACAGTTCTTTATGTATTCTCCAATGGAAAGCTCATCTTCTGATATTTGGACATAATCCTATAACTGTATTTGCTAGTGTAAATTCTTGCTCTCAGGCAGAGCTCTGTAAAAATCAATTTGACTTCACAAGGATGCAAGCCATTAAGTCTAATTACAAGACTGAGTGTAtcacagttttttatttttacaaaaactCTTGTAATTTGTACAGTAACATTCTACAAAATATCTAATAAACTTATCTTTGTTTACATTTCAGATCATTAAATGTAAAGAACTACAAGACTGTACAGCTGGCATCTTATTAGGTACAAAAGGTGAAATGAAGGGTGCACTTTTTAGACTCTGTAAACTGTTaacattgcaaataaaaatgtcaaaagtgGAATTCAACTATACAGGACAATCCAATCTGTTTAACTATTGAGAATGAAACATTTAGTTTCTAAATATAAAGctctaataaataatttaatatcaTTTGTTTATTAATCCAAAGTTGcatttttataaacatttccACCTTATTGCTTAACTGGACTTTTGCAATGTACTTTTAGAAAGCATACTTTCTAATTAGTAATTTGGGTTGCAAATTGACTTTATATTGCAGTGGAAAGAAGTGCGTATGTTTTAAAGTGCATACCAGTGTATGTGTTAACCAAGTTAGTCTGTAGCCCACAATGAAACTAAGGTCATTGTTTCCCTTTGtcgcagaatcatagaatggtttgggttggaagggacctttaaaggtcctctAGTCAACCCcactgcaatgagcagggacatcttcaactagataaggttgctcagcgctccatccaacctgactttgaatgtttccaggcaTGCGGTgtctaccacctctctgggcagcctgttccagcttttcaccaccctcatcataaaaaaaaagatcttccTTTCATCTAGTCTCAATTTAATCTAAagtctttcattttaaagccattaccccttgtcctatcacaactGGCCCTGCtaaaaaaagtttgtccccatctttttTATAGGctccctttaagtattgaagggctgcaataaggtctccccagaaccttctcttctccaggctgaacaaccccagctccctcagcttttcttcttacCAGAGGGGTTCTAACCCTCCGATActttttgtggccctcctctggatctGCTCCAACatgtccatgtccttcttgtgctgaggacttcacagctggatgcagtactcgAGGCGcagtctcaccagagtggagcagaagtgcagaatcacctcccttgccctgctggccatgcttcttttgatgcagcgcaggatacagttggccttttgggctgcgagtgcacattgctggctcatgtccagcttttcatctgaCAGTACCCTCAGGTCCttctcagcagggctgctcacaGACCCTTCATTTCTTGGTCTGTACTGATACCGGGGATTGCCTggactcaggtgcaggaccttttacttggtcttgttgaacctcatgaggttcacacagGCTCACTCCTCGatcttgtccaggtccctcttaAATGACATCCTGCCCCTCAGGCATGTCAACCACATGACTCTTCTTGGTCtcatctgcaaacctgctgTGGTTGCACTAGATCCCGTTGTCTATGTCACTGATCAAGATAGTAAATAAgactggtcccagtatggacccctgagggaaACCACTCGTCACTGTCCTCCAgctggacattgagctgttgaccaCTATCCTTtggatgcaaccatccagccaattcctcaTCCACCAAACAGTCGACCCATCAAATCTGTCTctctttaatttaaaaggaaggatgttgtgggggaccatgtcaaaggccttgtGGAAGTCTggatagatgacatccatatctctttcccttgtccactgatatGGCCCCCCCCCTCATAGAACACCACTAAGTTGGTCAGGCAGGccttgcccttagtgaagccattcTGGCTGTCTTTTCCATGTAGCTTAGCAtagcttctaggaggatctgttccatgatcttcccaggcacagaggtgagcgTGACAGGTTGGTGGTTCCTAGGGTTCTTTTCTCTACCCTTCTACAAAATGAGTGCAGtgcttccctttttccagtcaccagggactgCACCTGACTACCATGACCTTAGAAATATTATGAAGAGTGGTGTGAAGAATTGTTAGGATCAGTAGCTAACTTGCTTAGCATTAGTAACTAGATTTGCTGTAGCCATAGGCAGCAAGCTGTGGACTTTCACCTAGATATACTTTGGGCTGGGATAGAgttcattttcttcctaatagctagtagaatgctgtgttttggatgTAGTATGAGACTAATGTTGATAACACACTGTTCTAGTTGTTGCCAAGTCATCTTTCTCCTAAGTCTAGGACTTTACAGTTTCCCATGCTCTGTCAGAGAACAGATGCACAAGAAGTGCAAACCAGAAGATAAGGAGGTTACAACCATCGGCACGAGCTGCAGTTTTACAAGATAGGAACAGTTAATGGCCTGCCTGGAGACTGAGAAAGAATACAATAAGGTGTTAGAAGACGCTGGATCAGAAATCACCATTGGACTAAAAAGGTTTGTGAAGAATGTGTAAAGAGTGTGCAAGGGGTGGGTGCATAAATCATAAGGGTACAATTGTCCAGGGATTTCTTTCTTTGGGGCCCCTCTCTAGAGGCACCCAGCTCGAGCTGTCTTTTCCAGCTGTACCAGCTGAATAGATTATTTTGTTGTAAAAGATTCGATACCTGAGACTCTGCTCCAGGAAATCTAGGGTCAAGCCTGAGGGAAGAAGGagggtgtgtgtatgtgtatgtatgtgtatgagCAAGGAGTCAAAAGGGACACCTGCTGGCTCTTTGGAATTCCTCACTGTGAAGGGTCTCCAGTCCTAGCAGTTAAAGACTCAGGGTGGTGTGTGTTCCCCTCCTTGAATAGTGTGTGAAAGCTCAGGCAGTGGCTTCTCCCTTAATAGGGGCCTGACAACTACATAATCCAATTCCCTCAGGATTTGGGATGAGTCTCttcaggtcccatagacttgcATATattcaggttcctcaggtggTCATGAACCTGATCTTCCCTTACAGTGCATGGGACTTGGCTCCTCCAATCCCTCCCTTGCTGTCCATTCACAGTAGAACAACCACAACTTGTTCTTTATTTCAACTGTTGCGTAAGaaatatcttaaaaatgtatgttttttagttttaatgACGTCAAAGTATCAAGCATTGTTCAAAACCAGACAACAAGCAGCCGGTTATGGAGTCGTCTGTATTTACCAACATCTGTTTTCCCTGATTTCCTGATGACCAGAAGTGCTGCTGTATTCTCCAAGAGCAGCTTAATTTCACTTTGTGTACATAGAATATTCCTAAACTTTGTGTATGTGGAAGGTTCCTAACGAATCTGATCCTTCCTTCAAACTCGTCACTTCTCAGATGGAACTGTGATCCAGTGTTTGTTTCTTGTAAGTTCTTTCCCAAGAGCTTCAGAATTGCACCGACCCTCTCTCTTGCACAGGTAACAACAGTCATAATTTGAAAATCTTGTTGTGTACATGCTGGATCTTGCAGGATCATTTGAATGTCATGCTGTAAAAATTGTGAAACATTGCAATACTGGAAGCATAAGACAACTAACTTGATAACAGAGTCATTCATCAATCAAGACTTGTACAGTTTACCTCTGCCAGTGCCCCTTACCCATTAAAAGAATACAAACAATTATCGTCGGCCCCATTTCATTCAGTACTGGGCTTtggagctttaaaaatatttaaataatgttgCATAAATGCTAAAGATCTGATGGGATTTGTGGatgaaaaaacaaattcaacctttttattctgcattcaAGTTGTATGTAGTTATTTCTTTTGAGttaggttgtgggtttttttgtatttgtttttctttttttaataggaagagGGAAAATTGATGAAATCTATAACATAGTTGGTTAAGTAATTTAGTGGTGTG
Protein-coding sequences here:
- the C4H4orf47 gene encoding UPF0602 protein C4orf47 homolog, giving the protein MAAEVKSDMERIGLFSEMGYITIGDKYVSQYMRPFNEAASKNKQMLPGGSKALSALQAGYFEPQFVRIFEGEAYSNPVQLRRRYRLAESKKNLGKAFLPSNGDKLPSGLGSYYGTIGGPYPYFSPLRKAEERYIPPGKNFYTNPGKKGTGYGYANLTIGEQYPHEADGYEVDRINAKKEREEHKRLLKGGPFKLNLYPREYFDMNPYFNDKPLPPVKKPPPGKPIAPPFRPSSPGKKPGGMKGGTFDPYPSHSVDPYVIAKPKAVTTTKEQRIFHPPSGPKSRPVTSIMTLNVARSLNVKNYKTVQLASY